A stretch of the Ensifer sp. PDNC004 genome encodes the following:
- a CDS encoding MerR family transcriptional regulator — protein MKIGELSKRTGVSIRMLRYYEAEGLLKPERTETGYRDYDMAEVRTVERIKLLGAGGMTLPTILQFLACVRGEGPIFEPCDELRVTLRQQIRLVEEKTEKLAQNHNVLTSFLAEIGEG, from the coding sequence ATGAAGATCGGCGAGCTGTCGAAACGCACCGGCGTCAGCATCCGGATGCTGCGCTACTACGAGGCGGAAGGTCTGTTGAAGCCGGAGCGCACCGAAACCGGCTATCGTGATTATGACATGGCGGAGGTGCGCACCGTCGAGCGCATCAAGCTGCTCGGGGCCGGCGGCATGACCCTTCCGACCATCCTGCAGTTCCTGGCCTGCGTGCGCGGCGAGGGGCCGATTTTCGAGCCCTGCGACGAGTTGCGCGTGACGTTGCGTCAGCAGATCCGCCTCGTCGAGGAAAAGACGGAAAAGCTGGCGCAGAACCACAATGTGCTGACGAGCTTCCTGGCCGAGATCGGCGAAGGTTGA
- a CDS encoding DoxX family protein, translated as MSGPIARILDSRAFGILARVLLTLVFWSSGLAKLFDFNANAAVMEGFGLTPGWLFNTATLILQIGASLLIILNRWVWLAAGALAVFTMLTVPIAHPFWLKQGEEAFRDMTVALEHVSVIGGLALVSILSRKR; from the coding sequence ATGTCCGGCCCTATCGCAAGGATTCTCGATTCGCGCGCCTTCGGCATCCTCGCCCGCGTGCTGCTGACGCTCGTCTTCTGGTCGAGCGGCCTTGCCAAGCTCTTCGACTTCAACGCCAACGCCGCGGTCATGGAAGGCTTCGGCCTGACGCCAGGATGGCTGTTCAATACGGCGACGCTGATCCTGCAGATCGGCGCCTCTCTCCTGATCATCCTCAACCGCTGGGTCTGGCTTGCTGCCGGCGCGCTCGCCGTCTTCACCATGCTGACGGTCCCGATCGCCCATCCCTTCTGGCTGAAGCAGGGCGAAGAGGCCTTCCGCGACATGACCGTGGCGCTGGAGCACGTCTCGGTGATCGGCGGACTGGCGCTGGTATCGATCCTGTCGCGCAAGCGTTGA